The stretch of DNA CAACTCAATCAGCTGGAGGCCGAGGTTCGGCTGGTCGTTCACCCCGTCCTCGGCATCGCTCGGGATGCGCGGGGCAAGCTGACCGGCCTGCAGGCCAAGGCCGCCAACGGCGTGCTGGCGGAGTCCATCATGCACGTCCAGATCAACGAGCAGCCGGCGGACCGGCACGAAGCGATCCGCGAGGCCCTGGCGGCGGTGCTGCGCGACGTGCGCGCCGCCGTCGAGGACTGGCGCGAGATGCGCGCGCGCTGCCAGGAGGTGATCGCCGATCTGGAGAGCAACCCGCCGGCCTTGCCCGAGGAAGACATCGCTTCGGGCGTCGAGCTGCTGCGCTGGCTCGACGACGATCACTTCACCTTCCTCGGCTACCGGCAGTACAGCTTCGAGGGCGAAGGCGAATCGGCGATCAGCCGGGTGCCCGAGGAAGGCGGTCTCGGCGTCCTGAGGGACCAGAGCGTGCCGGTCTTCGAGGGCATGCGCAATCTCGGCAAGCTGCCGCCCGACGTCAGCGACTTCCTGAAGAAGCCGGAGCTGCTGCGCATCAACAAGACCAACCGGCGCTCCAGCGTGCACCGCCCGGTCCATATGGACGCGATCGCCGTCAAGAACTTCGACAAGAAGGGCAAGGTGACGGGCGAGCGCCTCTTCATCGGCCTCTTCACCTCGGCAGCCTATTCGCGCAATCCCAACGAGATCCCGCTGCTCAAGCAGAAGGTTGCCCGGACCCTGGCGCGCGCCGGCTTCGCGCCCGGGAGCCACGACGGCAAGGCGCTGACCCACATCGTCGACAATTTCCCCCGCGACGAGCTGTTCCAGATAACCGACGACGAGCTGTACCAGACCGCCATGGGGATACTGCACCTGCAGGACCGGCAGCGGGTCGCGCTCTTCGTCCGCCGCGACCCTTTCGAGCGCTTCGTGTCAGCCCTGATCTTCGTGCCGCGGGACCGTTTCGATACCGGACTGCGCCACCGTATCCAGGACATCCTGGCCAAGGCCTACGACGGCGCGCCGGTCGCTTTCTACACCCACCTCTCGGACTCGGCGCTGGCGCGGCTCCACGTCATCATCAAGACCGTGCAGGGCCAGGTGCCGGAGGTCGACGTCCAGGCCCTGGAGCAGCGGATCGTCGAGGCCGCGCGCTCCTGGGTCGATCATCTCGAGGAAGCCCTAATCGAGGCGCGCGGCGAGGAGTTGGGCGTCGCCGCGGCGCGGCGTTTCGCCAAGGCCTTTCCACCCGGCTATACCGACCGCTTCAATGCGCAGAACGCGGTCTTCGACATCGCCCGCATCGGCGAGGCGCTGGAGAGCGGGCGGGTCGCGCTCAACCTCTACCGCCTGATCGAGGCCGAGGAGCACGAGCTGCGCTTCAAGATCTACGTGGCCGGCGATCCCGTCCCGCTCAGCGACATCCTGCCCATGCTCGAGAACATGGGCCTCAAGGTGATCGGCGAGACGCCCTACGAAGTGAAGCTGCCGGACCGCCAGGCGCCGTTCTGGATCTACGACTTCGAGACCGTGACCGACGACGGCTCGGCGGTCGAGCTGGGCCGGGTCAAGGAGGCGTTTCACGACGCCTTCGCCCGGGTCTGGTCCGGCGACATGGAGAACGACGGCTTCAACAAGCTGGTGATCTCGGCCGGCCTCTGCTCGCGCGAGGTCAAGATCCTGCGCGCCTATTGCAAGTACCTGCGCCAGGCACGGATCCCCTTCTCCCAGACCTACATGGAGGACACGCTCAAGCGTAACCCCGACATCACCCGGCGGCTGGTCGACCTCTTCCTGCGCCGCTTCGATCCGGAACTTGCCGCCGCGGCCGACACCGACGCGGTCCAGGACCTGGTCAGCGGGATCAACGTCCTGCTGGAGAACGTCAGCAACCTGGACGAAGACCGCATCATCCGGCGCTTCCTCAACATCATCGACGCTACGCTCCGGACCAACTTCTTCCAGCCAACCGCGGAGGGCGGCGAGAAGAGCTACATCTCCTTCAAGCTCGACTCGCGGAAGATCGACGAGCTGCCCCTGCCGCGGCCCTACCGCGAGATCTTCGTGTACAGCCCCGAGATCGAGGGCGTGCACCTGCGCTTCGGAAAGGTCGCACGCGGCGGGCTCAGATGGTCCGACCGCCGCGAGGACTTCCGCACCGAGATCCTCGGCCTGGTCAAGGCGCAGCAGGTGAAGAACGCGGTCATCGTGCCGGTCGGCTCCAAGGGTGGCTTCGTGGTCAAGCGTCCGCCGCCGCCGGAGGCCGGGCGCGAGGCCTTCCTCGAGGCCGGCATCGCCTGCTACCGGACCTTCATCCGCGGGCTGCTCGACATCACCGACAACCTGAAGGGCCCGGATGTGATTCCGCCCGAGCAGGTGGTGCGGGTCGACGGCAACGACCCCTATCTGGTGGTCGCCGCCGACAAGGGCACGGCGACCTTCTCGGACATCGCGAACGGCGTCTCGATCGACTACGGTTTCTGGCTCGACGACGCCTTCGCGTCCGGCGGCTCGGCCGGCTACGACCACAAGAAGATGGGCATCACGGCGCGCGGCGCCTGGGAGTCGGTCAAGCGCCACTTCCGCGAGCTCGGCAAGGACATCCAGAACGAGGACTTCACCTGCGTCGGCTGCGGCGACATGTCGGGCGACGTCTTCGGCAACGGCATGCTGCTGTCCAAGCACATCAAGCTGGTCGGCGCCTTCAACCACATGCACATCTTCGTCGATCCCAAGCCCGACGCGGCGAAGAGCTGGGCCGAGCGCAAGCGGCTGTTCGATCTGCCGCGATCGGCCTGGACCGACTACGACGCCAAGCTGATCTCCAAGGGCGGCGGGGTGTTCGACCGCAAGGCCAAGTCGATCAGGTTGACGCCGGAGATCAAGAAGGCCTTCGGCCTCAACCGCGACCAGATGACGCCCAACGAGCTGATCACCGCCATGCTCAAGGCCGAGGCCGAGCTCTTGTGGTTCGGCGGCATCGGGACCTACATCAAGGCGACCGTGGAAACTCACGCCGACGCCGGCGACCGGGCTAACGACGCG from Kiloniellales bacterium encodes:
- a CDS encoding NAD-glutamate dehydrogenase, which produces MGLRAEQVKTDLIEKVMARVEQRVEAGRTDLAKCFVERFYANVPPDDIKDESPDNLYGAALAILGFAQKRQKAEAKIKVYNPRLEEHGWKSGHTIVEIVNDDMPFLVDSVVSQLNQLEAEVRLVVHPVLGIARDARGKLTGLQAKAANGVLAESIMHVQINEQPADRHEAIREALAAVLRDVRAAVEDWREMRARCQEVIADLESNPPALPEEDIASGVELLRWLDDDHFTFLGYRQYSFEGEGESAISRVPEEGGLGVLRDQSVPVFEGMRNLGKLPPDVSDFLKKPELLRINKTNRRSSVHRPVHMDAIAVKNFDKKGKVTGERLFIGLFTSAAYSRNPNEIPLLKQKVARTLARAGFAPGSHDGKALTHIVDNFPRDELFQITDDELYQTAMGILHLQDRQRVALFVRRDPFERFVSALIFVPRDRFDTGLRHRIQDILAKAYDGAPVAFYTHLSDSALARLHVIIKTVQGQVPEVDVQALEQRIVEAARSWVDHLEEALIEARGEELGVAAARRFAKAFPPGYTDRFNAQNAVFDIARIGEALESGRVALNLYRLIEAEEHELRFKIYVAGDPVPLSDILPMLENMGLKVIGETPYEVKLPDRQAPFWIYDFETVTDDGSAVELGRVKEAFHDAFARVWSGDMENDGFNKLVISAGLCSREVKILRAYCKYLRQARIPFSQTYMEDTLKRNPDITRRLVDLFLRRFDPELAAAADTDAVQDLVSGINVLLENVSNLDEDRIIRRFLNIIDATLRTNFFQPTAEGGEKSYISFKLDSRKIDELPLPRPYREIFVYSPEIEGVHLRFGKVARGGLRWSDRREDFRTEILGLVKAQQVKNAVIVPVGSKGGFVVKRPPPPEAGREAFLEAGIACYRTFIRGLLDITDNLKGPDVIPPEQVVRVDGNDPYLVVAADKGTATFSDIANGVSIDYGFWLDDAFASGGSAGYDHKKMGITARGAWESVKRHFRELGKDIQNEDFTCVGCGDMSGDVFGNGMLLSKHIKLVGAFNHMHIFVDPKPDAAKSWAERKRLFDLPRSAWTDYDAKLISKGGGVFDRKAKSIRLTPEIKKAFGLNRDQMTPNELITAMLKAEAELLWFGGIGTYIKATVETHADAGDRANDAIRVNAPEVGAKVIGEGANLGMTQKARIEYDFAGGRCNTDSIDNSAGVDCSDHEVNIKILLGEVEAAGDMTRKQRDQLLAKMTDEVADLVLRDNYLQSQAITVTHHLGAHLIDRTARFMRSLERNGDLDRDVENLPDDEIILERFKQHKGFARAELAVMLSYAKIVLYDELLASDLPDDPYLTRDLVDYFPTALRKKYGKQIGKHRLRREIVATVATNELVNREGIAFVHEVREKTGMPAEDIARAYMISREIFQIPEIWRQIEALDNKVPTSVQSAMLIECGRLIERETVWFLREAERPLDIEREIEAFGGGVHTLIQGLEGYLGDADKRIMDQSAAGFVKKGVPEELARRVAGLALLAPACDVVRIARSVGREVPEVSKAYFEIGARFGFDWLRRAAGQLPTDTAWDKLAVTAVIDDLFGHQGELTQRVLSSAGNGAMEGVIDSWSDSRRPLVVRTEQLLAELQSTGAPDFAMLAVANRQLKTMVGG